One region of Wyeomyia smithii strain HCP4-BCI-WySm-NY-G18 chromosome 3, ASM2978416v1, whole genome shotgun sequence genomic DNA includes:
- the LOC129727041 gene encoding serine/threonine-protein phosphatase 4 regulatory subunit 2, translating to MENPEEVLQLLERFTKLKQKEIPRELDDYLSFVARTGDTVYRWAVVKHLFREKLLHVITDFHDNTPRLAGLPQCPNVDPFNYHRMRQTLVDRLDAFNSAPFTVQRICELLTEPRKQYTRIDKFMRAVEKNILVVSTQEPGRRRYDSENGDSLDSTVNGDDVCVDIEMDNEAFGIDSGEMVANSTSSSASTSSSPASASSSSSSSPPSSTITTTATTATTPTTVVATAAVKDDESTDEVTLTAVIETQKEDKTEAENVSDASVALANSEDSLADHPSSDVPDTEETIGEKSVPKEQNPAAVQNDPEEKSKDATQLQEGKTDDEPKIDAVDAIAPPTEAKPESAELILKEPTAEVPSTVESRSPDDNLGEQSTTISSTPDDPIDDGQPLAKQAKLSVENLPSQKTTVAPEETTEPKDDLNADSSESLESDACSINLDLSPMPSAQNLTSNLTESLETVVHLAEIVQTEEPQEAIVEVVPNDPEPVMTESELETEAVVPIPEVTLDENPTQAIELPTEASIITSDETIPKPAVDEQQQSTVTLSAASDEMETAVFAPLMAAENVMATDEEETSNSNATASDAVVPMAADVVSDALTKSDDNAMDVDESSVEPMDQ from the exons ATGGAGAATCCGGAAGAAGTCCTACAACTTCTGGAACGTTTCACCAAGTTGAAGCAGAAGGAGATTCCGCGGGAACTGGACGACTACCTGAGCTTTGTGGCCCGCACCGGTGACACGGTTTACCGCTGGGCTGTCGTGAAGCATCTTTTCCGCGAGAAGCTGCTACATGTGATCACGGATTTCCATGATAATACGCCGCGCCTTGCGG GTTTGCCACAATGTCCGAACGTTGACCCTTTCAACTACCATCGTATGAGACAAACGCTGGTGGATCGATTGGACGCCTTCAACTCGGCTCCGTTTACGGTGCAGCGAATCTGTGAATTGCTAACGGAGCCACGCAAACAGTACACACGCATTGATAAGTTTATGAGAGCGGTCGAGAAGAATATACTTG TAGTTAGTACGCAGGAACCTGGCCGCAGACGCTACGATAGCGAAAATGGTGACTCACTGGACTCTACCGTAAATGGTGACGATGTGTGCGTGGATATCGAGATGGACAATGAGGCATTTGGTATTGACTCGGGTGAAATGGTGGCCAATTCTACTTCGTCCTCTGCTTCGACGTCATCGTCGCCGGCATCGGCATCCTCTTCGTCGTCGTCTTCACCGCCATCATCCACCATCACGACGACAGCAACAACTGCTACGACTCCGACGACGGTggtagcaacagcagcagtgaAAGATGACGAATCTACGGATGAAGTCACTCTTACTGCAGTAATCGAGACCCAAAAAGAGGATAAAACTGAAGCAGAGAATGTTTCGGATGCGTCGGTCGCTCTCGCGAATAGTGAAGACTCTCTAGCTGATCATCCATCCAGTGATGTCCCGGATACCGAAGAGACAATCGGTGAAAAATCTGTTCCGAAAGAGCAAAACCCTGCTGCAGTTCAAAATGACCCTGAAGAGAAGAGTAAGGATGCAACACAATTACAGGAAGGAAAAACCGATGACGAACCTAAAATTGATGCAGTTGATGCAATTGCGCCACCAACCGAAGCGAAACCCGAATCGGCTGAACTGATATTAAAGGAACCGACTGCTGAGGTTCCATCGACCGTAGAATCTCGCTCTCCGGATGACAACCTTGGTGAGCAATCCACAACTATTAGTAGCACCCCAGATGACCCAATTGACGATGGACAGCCCCTAGCGAAACAAGCGAAACTTTCGGTGGAAAATCTCCCGTCACAAAAGACGACAGTTGCCCCTGAAGAAACTACGGAACCAAAGGACGATCTCAATGCTGACTCTTCCGAATCATTGGAAAGTGATGCTTGTAGTATTAACTTGGACTTATCGCCTATGCCTAGTGCACAGAATTTAACCAGTAATTTGACTGAAAGTTTGGAGACGGTCGTCCATCTTGCCGAAATTGTTCAAACAGAAGAACCCCAGGAAGCAATCGTGGAGGTCGTACCAAATGACCCAGAACCGGTCATGACTGAAAGTGAACTCGAAACGGAGGCAGTCGTTCCCATCCCCGAAGTCACTCTCGACGAGAACCCTACGCAGGCCATCGAGCTGCCAACGGAAGCCTCCATTATAACCTCAGATGAAACAATTCCCAAACCAGCAGTGGACGAACAGCAGCAATCGACGGTTACCCTATCGGCAGCTTCTGATGAAATGGAGACAGCAGTTTTTGCTCCACTGATGGCCGCAGAAAATGTAATGGCAACTGATGAAGAGGAAACATCCAATTCAAATGCAACCGCCAGTGATGCGGTAGTTCCCATGGCTGCGGACGTAGTTTCTGATGCGTTGACCAAGTCCGACGACAACGCCATGGATGTAGATGAGTCCAGCGTAGAACCGATGGACCAATAA